The sequence CAGATAGGTTTGGAGGATAACGTCGTACTCCCCCCCCATAGAATCGAGGTAGCGCTGCACCACTGCCGTCCTCTGCCGGAAGAGGTGGGGGTTGAAGTGCATGTTGCGGCGCCAATGGGAGAGATTGGGCCGAAACTGTCTGAGCTTGTTGACGAGGTCGGCAGCAGGCGTGAGGGTGGGGGATATCCTCCCCACGACCTGGACCCGCTCGTCGAGCGCGCGGTAGAGGGCCGCGTTGCGTGAGAACTCCTTCTTGTGATCCGTGATGAATTCGAGGTCGAGACCCAGCAGGCGCAACTCCCGCCCCGCCTCAGAGTCGGCCACGCGTTCGTTCAGCATGGGCCGGGACCGGTGAGAAGGGAGATGCAGAGCAACCACGGCTCCTCGGGACGAACGAACTCCTGAATGACAGTGGCCGTCTCGCCCTTGGGTGACAGAGGTCTCATTGCGGAACCTGGAAGAGAACGCATTTGGGCAGACTGTACCGCACGACCGGGAAGGCGGGGAGCGCAGGCCTTCCGTCTCCGGCCCTCCCCACCCGGCGGCAAGGGGCAGCCGGACTCAGATGGGTTCGCCCCGCCTCGCGAATTGCCTGGGGAAGCCGCGGCCCTTCAGCACTCGCCCGAGCGGCAGCCGTTGACCTGCCCCACGACGTGTTGCGTCACGCCCACCCCAAAGGAATTGCCGTTCACCGTCGTGCCGGGGTTGTCGTTGTCCGCGTACACACCGGACCCTGAGTTGTGCGCGAAGCGGTTATTCTCGACACGGGTGCGGGCCACACTGCGGTTGAGCAGCACGCCGATGGCGGGGCCGTCGAAAGTGTTGTTCGCTACCGTAACCCCGTTGGCGGACACGATCAAGCCGCTGCGTGACCAAACGTCATTGCCCTGCACCGTATTGCCGCGAAAGACGGTGCCCTCCGCCTCCAGCCGCACCCCGCGGCGGGTGTCGAGAACCTCATTGCCCTCGATCAGGATATCGCGCGCGGGCTGGCCGTTCTCAAAAATATTCACCCGGATGCCGTCCTCCTCGAAAAACGCACCCGGGCGGTAGGTGCTCTCGATGCGGTTGCCCGTGATCCGGCCACCCTGCACCGAGTGGAACAGGATGTACGAACTCCCGTCGGGCGCCCAGGGATGACGGTTGCGGATGGTGTTGTTCTCGACAACCGCGTCTGCCACAGATTTGGTATGACCCGGCCGGGGCATGACCTTGATGCCGTCCTTGCCGAAGACGTCAATGGTATTGCCCCGGTAGGTCGTGTGATCGATGCCCTCCGTCTTCGTGGCCGTGTTGGAGAGATTGCGCAAGACATTGCCCTCCGCCAAGAAGGTGTCGCCGCCGTGGCCGAAGATGCCGATCCCGGGGGAATACCGGAATTTTGCCGGGTCGCCGAGACCCGTGACCGTGTTTTTCAGCACCTTGACGTTGTTGCTGAGGGTCGTTTGGATGCCCACCGCGTAGGCCTCATTGACGGTGTTGCGCTCGATGGTGACGTTGCTGCTGTCCTCCACGTAGATACCGACGGAGTGGGTGCGTTGGACATTCAGGTCGTGCAAATGGACGCCCTGGCTCCTCCCGACCTGGAGGCCGTCCACCCGGCTGGCGAGCGGGTCGATGTCGTAGTTGGGTTTGCCGACGAAGGTGAGGTTACGGACCGTCAAGCCGTTCGCGTTTGTGAGCGTGAGCAGGCCGAGGTCGCCGGTGGGAGAAAAATCGCCGCTCGCCCGCAACGTGGCATTCGAACCGTAAACGACCTGGTTTTTCAACCCGTCGAGTTGAACCGGACGGCGCAAAAGGTAGGTGCCGGGCGGGAAATAGATGTCTTTGCCACCCGCGTTGCCGATGCGCGCGAGAACCGCCGAGTCGTCGGTCACGCCGTCCCCCTTGGCCCCAAATGTCTTCACGTTCAGGGTGTTCTCGGCGGAGGGGGACGGGGGAGTCGCGGCTACAACCGGGTTGAGGTCGAGGCGGTCCACGACGACGTTGCGGTCCTTATCCCGCGCCCCCCCGTAAGCGTCGTTCACGAACACGATCTCGAGGCGTTGGCCGGGACGCAAGTCGACCTGCGCGAGGAGCTGCGTTGTATAAGCGTCACCCTGTACGGCGGCGGCGGCCACTCGGCGCCCGTCGAGGCGCAGTTCCACGCTGGGCCAGCCCTGGTACGCCTCCCCGCGTGCGCGAAGCTGCACGGTATAGGGCCCCGGGATCAGGGCCTCGGGAAGAAGGTACCGCACCCCTCCTCCGTTCGCGGCGAGCATTACGGCCCGCCCCTCGCTCGCGGGACCGTCGGGGAAGACCCAGGCAAGTGCATCCCCCGGCTGTGAGGAAAGCGGCCGGTCGTCTTGGCCCTGCCCCTTCTCAGCCTCAAGTTGCCAGCCCGCCGGGTCGGGGGCGGGCTGGGCAGCCAGCGCAAACAAGGCGCTTCCCGCCACGACACTTCCGAGCAGAAGCTGGAGGGAGCGGGACGGAACCGAACGATGGGGAGGGGGACGACGTTTTTTGGGGTGCAACATAGCGTTGGAAACCTCCGGAGTTGGATGCGGCACACAGGGCGCCGTGTGCGGGCGAAACCGACAAGCACCAGATACAACAGCACTCCTGAGAAGTTTTATACGTTTCAACATGAAGAGAAAGTGGTCCGCGTGTGCAACCATCGCTTAGCCGCGCACTTTGCCCGGGGGACCTGGCCGCGAGAGGACTGGCCCGCGCTTGGCGCTGACCCTCGCCGACCTCACCGAGAGGGCTCACCCCAACGCTGTGGGGACGCCAAGCTCGCCAACGTCCGGGACAAGGCGCTGCCACCCATAGCTGGCTGTAGACCGGAAACCCTGGGTCTCCAATCATCAAGCCGCCTCTCCAACCAGCAGAGGCGGCTTTGAATTTGTAACTTGGGGGCTCCAGATTAGGGATTGAACAGCTCTGTGCTGTACCGCACGTCGAATTGTCCACTTAGGGCAGTCGTAACGGGAGCCGCGACGTCCAGGCTCATTGCATGTACACCAATGTAATAGTTCTGACCAGTGGATAGAGTACTCGTTTGTATAGTCGCCGTAGATATTCCTACATCCTTGTTGACGTCCTCACCCTTCGAGACACGCACAGTTGGGGGGTAGGAGAACACCTCTGCACGATAGCTCCCATTCGGAACCACGTCATCCCAGGTCGAGGTCACGGACGTGCTGTTGTACGCCGTCACTTTTATACTGGTGGGGGCCTGAGAAGAGTTACTCAACGAGGTTATCTTGGCATTCGCCGCCCACTCCTCGCCGTCGACATTGAATTTAACAGTGTAGTCCCCTGTCACAGCCGCAATCGCCCCGGTTTTGGTCCAACCAAGTTGGAACCAGTGGCGCCCGGAGCCGTCCTCATAAGGAAAGTACGTCGACTTATATGGCTGGAACGATACGGGCTGACCGCCGTTCCAGTCCGTAGGCCCAGTGACGGTAAAGCTGAGTGTCTGGTTCACGGGGTCCTTCCCCGTTTTCGTACGGTAGCGAAAGAACATAGCGGTGTCCGAACCTCCATCCCGGATTCCCGCGAAAGCCTCCAGGCCATAGGTTCTGAGAGTAGTGGTCCTGTTTCCCGCCACCCCATCTACCGTCGCGCTGATGGTGGTCTCACCAAAATGCTTTGCGGTCACGACACCGTTGACATCAATGGTTGCCACGTTCTCATTGCTGGATTTCCAGACCACAGTCTTGCTCGTCAGGGCGGTACCGTCTGAACCCCTGGCGATAGCCGTGAACCGGGTGGTCGTCGCGGTGTCGTTTAACTTCACGTTGAGGTCGCTCGGGGCTGTGACCTCAACGGTCGCCACCGCCGAGGGCGTCCGGGTGCCGTTACACGCGGCCAACAGAAGAGAAACGCTCGTGAGGAGGGCAAGGGCACGATATCTTTTCACAGTCAACCTTCTTTCGCGGAACACGCTCGGGGAAGCGGGAACATTGTGCACCGCTAAACGTTGGGGGGTGAGGAGGGCCTCTTCCAGGGACGTGATGGCACGCGAAGAGAGTCGTGGAGACCACCCTCCTCGTTTTCAATCCTCCTTCACGTTCCCGGAGTGTAAGTCGGGGCCGAAATGAGCGACGGTAACTCAGCCCTGGTGGGTAAATCCTCGCGGGGCAGCGTTCCTCCCGCTTGGTTTGCAAAGAGCAGCCTCCCCGCTAGGACGCATCGGGACGGGGAGGAGAGGGAGGCTCAGAACTGGTAGTACAGGAAGGTACTGTTCGCGCCGTTCATGAAGAGGTAGGCGAGGAACAGGCCGAGGGCATATACCGGGGCCCAACGCACGGTCTTCGGGAACCGGATGTCCCAGGTCTCGGGCAGGGTGTTCACGGCCACGAAACACAGCACGCACATCACCATCAGGGTCTGGGGGATGTCGCCGGTACCGGTGCCCACGCCTACCATCTTGCCGAGCCAGTCGAGGGCCATCGGGAGGCTTTCGGAGCGGAAAAACACCCAGCCGACGATGACGAGGAGGAAGGTGGACCAGCGGTAGAGCAGGGGCGGCCAGCGCGTCAGCCAGGGCTGGAGCGCACGGTCGATGACAAGCAGCACGCCGTGATACGCCCCCCAGATCACGAAGGTCCAGTTCGCGCCGTGCCACAGCCCCCCGAGCAGCATCACGATGATGAGGTTGATGTTCGTGCGGGTGGGGCCCTTGCGGTTGCCGCCCAGGCTGATGTAGAGGTAGTCGCGCAGCCACGAACTCAGGCTGATGTGCCAGCGCCGCCAGAAGTCGCCGATGCCGAGC is a genomic window of Deinococcus aestuarii containing:
- a CDS encoding right-handed parallel beta-helix repeat-containing protein; the encoded protein is MRYLLPEALIPGPYTVQLRARGEAYQGWPSVELRLDGRRVAAAAVQGDAYTTQLLAQVDLRPGQRLEIVFVNDAYGGARDKDRNVVVDRLDLNPVVAATPPSPSAENTLNVKTFGAKGDGVTDDSAVLARIGNAGGKDIYFPPGTYLLRRPVQLDGLKNQVVYGSNATLRASGDFSPTGDLGLLTLTNANGLTVRNLTFVGKPNYDIDPLASRVDGLQVGRSQGVHLHDLNVQRTHSVGIYVEDSSNVTIERNTVNEAYAVGIQTTLSNNVKVLKNTVTGLGDPAKFRYSPGIGIFGHGGDTFLAEGNVLRNLSNTATKTEGIDHTTYRGNTIDVFGKDGIKVMPRPGHTKSVADAVVENNTIRNRHPWAPDGSSYILFHSVQGGRITGNRIESTYRPGAFFEEDGIRVNIFENGQPARDILIEGNEVLDTRRGVRLEAEGTVFRGNTVQGNDVWSRSGLIVSANGVTVANNTFDGPAIGVLLNRSVARTRVENNRFAHNSGSGVYADNDNPGTTVNGNSFGVGVTQHVVGQVNGCRSGEC
- a CDS encoding Ig-like domain-containing protein, which codes for MKRYRALALLTSVSLLLAACNGTRTPSAVATVEVTAPSDLNVKLNDTATTTRFTAIARGSDGTALTSKTVVWKSSNENVATIDVNGVVTAKHFGETTISATVDGVAGNRTTTLRTYGLEAFAGIRDGGSDTAMFFRYRTKTGKDPVNQTLSFTVTGPTDWNGGQPVSFQPYKSTYFPYEDGSGRHWFQLGWTKTGAIAAVTGDYTVKFNVDGEEWAANAKITSLSNSSQAPTSIKVTAYNSTSVTSTWDDVVPNGSYRAEVFSYPPTVRVSKGEDVNKDVGISTATIQTSTLSTGQNYYIGVHAMSLDVAAPVTTALSGQFDVRYSTELFNP